One Qiania dongpingensis genomic window carries:
- the alr gene encoding alanine racemase produces the protein MNKGLLRSAWAEIDKNRLIDNIQAVQNRVGDRKLIGVVKANAYGHGAVIVAKAYQECGVDMLAVATLEEANELRNAGFTCRIMMMGLIPLELVGKAVEIEVMPLISTMECAAEFSKQAQNQRKTIELVIAVDTGMGRIGFLPEKKSISVIAEIKKLPNIKMMGIMTHFSSADMEDLSYTYRQKEKFDNFYQRLLEAGIKIPMRTAANSPSILRLPSVFYEAVRPGTVIWGCYPACVKDHDTVKVRSVMSIKCRVIYLKTVAAGEAISYGRKYITRRDSVIATLPVGYADGYTRSLLGKARVLIHGEYAPVLGTICMDQIMADVTDIPGVRIGDEAVLLGRQGDKEIPIEELEQASGLCSGELFHGFTCRLPIVEV, from the coding sequence ATGAATAAGGGGTTATTGCGTTCAGCCTGGGCAGAGATTGATAAGAATCGTCTGATTGACAATATCCAGGCGGTACAGAATCGGGTTGGGGACAGGAAATTAATTGGGGTGGTCAAGGCTAATGCATATGGGCACGGCGCGGTGATCGTCGCTAAGGCATACCAGGAATGCGGAGTTGATATGTTGGCAGTCGCCACCTTGGAAGAAGCAAATGAATTGCGGAATGCCGGCTTTACATGCCGGATTATGATGATGGGACTGATACCGCTGGAGCTGGTAGGAAAAGCGGTGGAAATAGAGGTAATGCCGCTCATATCAACAATGGAGTGCGCGGCCGAATTTTCGAAGCAGGCCCAAAACCAAAGAAAGACGATTGAGTTGGTGATCGCGGTTGATACCGGAATGGGGAGAATTGGATTTTTGCCGGAAAAGAAAAGTATTTCTGTAATAGCGGAAATAAAGAAACTGCCTAATATAAAAATGATGGGAATCATGACTCATTTTTCTTCCGCCGATATGGAGGATCTGTCTTATACATACAGGCAAAAAGAAAAGTTTGATAATTTCTATCAGCGCCTGCTGGAAGCAGGCATCAAAATTCCCATGCGAACAGCCGCGAACAGTCCGTCAATTTTGAGGCTTCCAAGTGTATTTTATGAAGCGGTAAGGCCGGGGACGGTCATATGGGGATGCTATCCGGCATGTGTGAAAGATCACGATACAGTAAAAGTAAGATCGGTGATGTCCATAAAATGCAGGGTAATCTATCTGAAAACAGTTGCGGCTGGAGAAGCGATCAGCTATGGGAGAAAATATATAACGAGAAGGGACAGCGTTATCGCTACACTGCCTGTGGGGTATGCGGATGGTTATACCAGAAGCCTTTTGGGAAAAGCGCGCGTGCTGATCCATGGGGAATACGCGCCTGTGCTGGGGACTATTTGCATGGATCAGATCATGGCAGACGTAACCGACATTCCGGGTGTCAGGATTGGCGATGAGGCAGTGCTTTTGGGAAGACAAGGAGATAAAGAAATCCCAATAGAAGAGCTGGAACAAGCTTCTGGTTTATGTTCTGGGGAGTTGTTCCATGGTTTTACCTGCAGGCTACCAATAGTAGAGGTGTAA
- a CDS encoding pyridoxal phosphate-dependent aminotransferase, which yields MNRISKTGKCIERSSIRIFLEKQNKIAEKCGDMISFTIGEPDFQTPSNIVEAAIQALSEGKTKYAPNTGIPELRKAVSEDLEKTHGVHYDAEKEIVITPSGMDTLRLICMAVLDDGEEMIVNDPCWANHPNHSKIAHGRPVLVPVHEKDNFFYNLEELEGFVTKKTKAILLNSPNNPTGAVMSKEALTKFCSFCKKHDLIVISDEVYHNIIFDGLKFYSPAMIRGMKERVVISQSFSKTYAMTGWRLGYAAGPADIIEAIGRLNENSISCVNTFVQWAGIEALKGTRRYIDEMIREFEKRRNIVYEGINSIDGISCTKPQGAFYAFVNIKNTGLSSEEFALRLLEEKHVGMVPGTGFGASGEGFVRLSYATSAENIIEGICRIREFVEEQK from the coding sequence ATGAATCGTATATCAAAGACAGGAAAATGTATTGAGCGGTCATCAATCCGTATTTTTTTAGAAAAGCAGAATAAGATTGCGGAAAAATGCGGGGATATGATTTCTTTTACCATTGGAGAGCCTGATTTTCAGACGCCGTCTAATATTGTGGAGGCTGCTATACAAGCTCTTTCAGAAGGAAAAACGAAATATGCGCCGAACACGGGGATACCTGAGCTGAGAAAAGCTGTTTCGGAGGATCTGGAAAAGACTCATGGCGTCCATTATGACGCGGAAAAAGAAATCGTCATAACGCCGAGCGGCATGGATACTCTTCGATTGATATGCATGGCTGTTTTGGATGACGGCGAAGAAATGATAGTCAATGATCCCTGCTGGGCGAATCATCCGAATCATTCTAAGATAGCCCATGGAAGACCTGTGCTGGTCCCTGTCCATGAAAAAGATAATTTTTTTTATAATTTGGAGGAATTGGAAGGATTTGTTACAAAAAAAACAAAAGCTATTTTGCTCAATTCACCAAATAATCCTACTGGAGCCGTCATGTCGAAAGAGGCCTTGACAAAGTTCTGTTCATTTTGTAAAAAACACGATTTGATCGTGATCTCAGATGAGGTTTATCATAACATTATCTTCGACGGACTGAAATTTTATAGTCCTGCAATGATCCGGGGGATGAAAGAAAGAGTCGTTATTTCCCAGTCTTTTTCTAAAACTTATGCAATGACCGGCTGGCGTTTGGGCTATGCGGCAGGCCCCGCCGATATTATTGAGGCCATCGGAAGACTTAATGAAAACTCAATTTCCTGTGTTAATACATTTGTACAATGGGCCGGTATTGAAGCGCTTAAGGGAACAAGGAGATATATTGATGAAATGATCCGGGAGTTTGAAAAACGAAGAAATATTGTTTACGAAGGGATCAATTCCATCGATGGTATTTCCTGCACAAAACCTCAGGGTGCATTTTACGCTTTTGTTAATATCAAGAACACTGGCCTTAGCTCTGAAGAATTTGCACTGAGATTACTTGAAGAGAAACATGTAGGGATGGTTCCCGGGACCGGCTTCGGAGCGTCGGGCGAGGGGTTTGTACGATTGTCCTATGCAACCTCTGCCGAAAATATCATAGAAGGAATTTGCAGAATACGGGAATTTGTTGAAGAACAAAAATAA
- a CDS encoding PucR family transcriptional regulator: MPITVKEIMQLPEFRNFTLIAGRNGERKEVTNIGILDYEYANEDPKLEKMWAFGENSFVIASMLFAKDHPERILPCIKGLVRDKVAALAIKTIYYNTLPKEALDYANEWDLPIYTFGRDDAYFQDIAILIKEKMAEKDDTELLEQKLSLFLNGNLSMANRREMLQEIFYHLDYKNYLAVYCNAKGIAWTLYYAKNLKKLQGRLDSRDSIFRYQNGYLIILDMAEPCRSGDTGTVVLRVLSLRQEDYFIGIGNLHNSMDDMNLAIQEALYASQYSRFTDGRPVCFSKIGIYQILLPYCRNHWMEQYCRSILDPILEFDRQYDGELFQTAELYVKFDGDVEVVGRKLHLHKNTIRYRMNRVRDIIGANDRFYEQLLIAFWTWEIQKDMSQKNL, encoded by the coding sequence ATGCCAATTACAGTGAAGGAAATTATGCAGCTTCCTGAGTTCCGGAATTTTACATTAATAGCAGGACGTAATGGAGAACGGAAAGAGGTTACAAATATTGGAATTTTAGATTATGAATATGCGAATGAAGACCCCAAGCTTGAAAAAATGTGGGCCTTTGGAGAAAATTCGTTTGTTATTGCCAGTATGCTTTTCGCGAAAGATCATCCTGAGAGGATCCTTCCTTGTATCAAAGGACTGGTAAGAGATAAGGTGGCAGCGTTGGCGATCAAGACGATCTATTATAATACGCTGCCGAAAGAAGCTCTTGATTATGCCAATGAATGGGATTTGCCGATTTACACTTTTGGGAGAGATGACGCTTATTTCCAGGATATCGCGATTCTGATCAAGGAAAAAATGGCGGAGAAGGATGATACGGAACTTTTGGAACAGAAGCTGAGCCTTTTTTTAAATGGGAATTTGAGTATGGCGAATCGTCGGGAAATGCTCCAGGAGATTTTTTATCATCTGGATTATAAGAACTATTTAGCAGTCTATTGTAATGCAAAGGGCATAGCGTGGACGCTTTACTATGCGAAAAATTTGAAAAAGCTTCAAGGGCGATTGGACTCCCGGGATTCCATATTTCGGTATCAGAATGGGTACCTGATCATTTTGGACATGGCGGAACCATGCCGATCAGGCGATACGGGAACGGTCGTATTACGAGTTCTTTCCCTTAGACAAGAAGACTATTTTATCGGAATAGGGAATCTTCATAATTCTATGGACGATATGAACTTGGCTATTCAGGAGGCCCTTTACGCCAGCCAATATTCCCGATTTACGGATGGAAGGCCAGTCTGTTTTTCTAAAATAGGAATTTATCAAATTTTACTTCCTTATTGCAGAAATCATTGGATGGAACAATACTGCCGCAGTATTCTCGACCCGATTTTAGAATTTGACCGACAGTATGACGGCGAGCTGTTTCAGACAGCAGAGCTTTATGTGAAATTTGACGGGGATGTAGAAGTGGTGGGAAGAAAGCTCCATCTGCATAAAAATACCATTCGTTACCGCATGAACCGAGTCCGTGATATCATAGGGGCCAATGACAGATTCTATGAGCAATTGCTGATCGCGTTTTGGACATGGGAGATACAAAAGGACATGTCGCAGAAAAATTTGTAA
- a CDS encoding amino acid ABC transporter ATP-binding protein, translating to MSENKETVISLQNIIKKFGDLTVLDDMSLDVYEHEVVVLCGPSGGGKSTLLRTINGLEKINGGKIYYRGTEVSSKNIKQIRKHIGMVFQQFNLFDNLTVKNNLLIAPVKTQKKNKEKMLEKAMEYLEIFGIADKLDAYPHQLSGGQKQRVAIVRSLMMEPDLMLFDEPTSALDPEMIKEVLDAMRRLSSMGMTMVIVTHEMGFAREVASRVCFLEGAKIRVNKDTKSFFEHTEDDRLQQFLSVILHH from the coding sequence ATGTCTGAGAATAAGGAAACTGTAATTTCTTTACAAAATATAATAAAGAAATTTGGAGATTTAACGGTCTTGGATGATATGAGCCTGGATGTGTATGAACATGAAGTGGTCGTTCTCTGCGGGCCGTCTGGGGGCGGCAAAAGTACGCTGTTGAGAACGATAAACGGATTGGAAAAAATAAACGGAGGGAAAATCTATTACCGCGGGACAGAGGTCAGCAGCAAAAATATAAAACAGATCCGCAAACATATTGGAATGGTCTTCCAGCAATTTAATCTGTTTGATAATTTGACGGTGAAAAACAATCTGCTGATCGCGCCGGTAAAGACTCAGAAAAAGAATAAAGAAAAAATGCTTGAAAAAGCTATGGAATATTTAGAGATTTTTGGAATAGCAGATAAATTGGATGCTTATCCTCATCAATTATCTGGAGGACAAAAGCAGAGGGTGGCGATTGTCCGATCTTTAATGATGGAACCAGATTTGATGCTGTTTGATGAACCTACGTCTGCTCTTGATCCGGAAATGATCAAGGAGGTATTGGACGCGATGCGCCGGTTATCCAGTATGGGAATGACTATGGTCATTGTTACTCATGAAATGGGATTTGCAAGAGAAGTCGCCTCCAGAGTCTGCTTTTTAGAAGGAGCAAAGATCCGAGTAAATAAAGACACGAAATCTTTCTTTGAACATACAGAAGACGATCGGCTGCAGCAATTTTTATCTGTGATCTTACATCATTAA
- a CDS encoding serine hydroxymethyltransferase, protein MYMDNSFEQIRKFDPEIAGYTEQEEKRQLETLCLIASENYASPVTVGMEGTVWANKNAEGYPGRRFAGGCEIADQVELLAIKRCKELFGCEYVNIQSMSSTLSNVAVLRAILKPGDTILSMELNQGGHLSHGARFHYSGKTYNVIQYGLNRETETIDMEQVERLAKEHKPQLIICGTSSYPRKVDYERFGEIAKEVGAYMMADIAHPVGLIAAGVIPSPVPYADVVTTSTHKTFRGPRGCGVIMCKEVLGKKIDQQIFPGLQGAPKMDMIASRAVLFKECMTEEYRNYQNQVLKNAEALADELKKCGLRLVSGGTETHLVLVDIRELIPTGREAEDVLGSVGIVVNKNMIPYDPQSANLASGIRIGSPALTTRGFKEEDMRETARLLAKALKHYENKEILEEVRKAVKEKAVKYPMFAEEWNPCD, encoded by the coding sequence ATGTATATGGATAATAGTTTTGAACAGATACGTAAGTTTGACCCGGAAATTGCCGGATATACGGAGCAGGAGGAAAAAAGGCAGCTGGAGACGCTCTGTCTTATCGCGTCGGAAAATTATGCTTCTCCTGTAACAGTTGGAATGGAGGGAACCGTTTGGGCGAATAAAAATGCGGAAGGATATCCGGGGAGGCGTTTTGCCGGAGGCTGTGAGATCGCCGACCAGGTGGAACTTCTGGCCATCAAGCGCTGTAAGGAGCTGTTTGGCTGCGAATATGTAAACATCCAGAGTATGAGCTCGACACTTTCCAACGTGGCAGTCCTGCGGGCTATCTTAAAACCCGGGGATACGATTTTGTCCATGGAACTCAACCAGGGCGGTCATTTGAGCCATGGGGCTCGCTTCCACTACAGCGGAAAGACCTATAATGTCATACAGTATGGACTCAACAGGGAGACGGAGACCATTGATATGGAGCAGGTAGAACGCCTGGCAAAGGAACATAAGCCTCAGCTGATCATCTGTGGTACTTCTTCTTATCCCAGAAAAGTAGATTATGAGAGATTTGGAGAGATAGCAAAGGAAGTGGGGGCGTACATGATGGCCGATATCGCTCATCCGGTCGGGCTGATCGCGGCAGGCGTGATACCGTCGCCTGTGCCCTACGCCGACGTGGTGACCACCTCCACCCATAAGACATTCAGGGGGCCCAGGGGATGCGGTGTCATCATGTGTAAGGAAGTCTTGGGAAAGAAAATCGATCAGCAGATCTTCCCCGGTCTTCAAGGGGCGCCGAAAATGGATATGATCGCTTCCAGAGCAGTTCTTTTTAAAGAGTGTATGACAGAGGAATATCGGAATTATCAGAACCAGGTGCTGAAAAACGCGGAGGCTTTGGCGGATGAGTTGAAAAAATGCGGACTGCGGTTGGTTTCCGGAGGGACGGAGACCCATCTGGTGCTCGTGGATATACGAGAGCTGATCCCTACGGGGCGGGAAGCGGAAGATGTATTGGGAAGCGTGGGTATCGTGGTCAATAAAAACATGATTCCCTATGATCCTCAGAGCGCAAACCTGGCCAGCGGCATTCGGATCGGAAGCCCGGCCCTCACCACGAGAGGGTTTAAGGAAGAAGACATGAGGGAAACCGCAAGGCTTTTAGCGAAAGCACTGAAGCATTATGAAAATAAAGAGATTCTTGAAGAGGTCCGAAAAGCCGTCAAGGAAAAGGCGGTGAAATATCCGATGTTCGCGGAGGAATGGAATCCCTGCGATTAA